Proteins co-encoded in one Bos taurus isolate L1 Dominette 01449 registration number 42190680 breed Hereford chromosome X, ARS-UCD2.0, whole genome shotgun sequence genomic window:
- the AWAT2 gene encoding acyl-CoA wax alcohol acyltransferase 2, producing MVLPSKKDLKISLEVFAIFQWALSAFVIVITVIAVNLYLVVFTPYWPVTVLMLTWLAFDWKTPERGGRRFTCVRKWCLWKQYCDYFPLKLLKTHDLSPSLNYIVACHPHGLLSHSWFGHFATEMSGFSKTFPGITPYVLTLGAFFWVPFLREYIMSTGACSVSQSSMDFLLTRRGTGNMLIVVVGGLAECKYSLPGSTTLFLKGRTGFVRTALQHGVALIPAYSFGETELYKQYTFTPGGFINRFQKWFQSMVHIYPCAFYGRGFTENSLGFLPYAQPVTTIVGKPLPLPKIENPSKKTVAKYHAIYVDALRQLFDQHKTKFGFSEAQELVVT from the exons ATGGTTTTGCCTTCCAAGAAGGACCTCAAGATCTCCCTGGAGGTCTTTGCTATTTTCCAGTGGGCCCTTAGTGCCTTTGTTATCG TGATCACCGTGATCGCCGTCAACCTCTACCTGGTGGTGTTCACGCCGTACTGGCCCGTTACCGTGCTCATGCTTACCTGGCTGGCTTTTGACTGGAAGACCCCTGAGAGAG GTGGCCGCCGGTTTACCTGCGTGAGGAAATGGTGCCTGTGGAAGCAGTACTGTGACTACTTCCCACTCAAG CTTCTGAAGACTCATGATCTCTCCCCCAGCCTCAACTATATCGTCGCCTGCCACCCTCATGGGCTCTTGTCCCATTCATGGTTTGGCCACTTTGCCACAGAGATGTCAGGCTTCTCCAAGACATTTCCTGGCATCACTCCTTATGTCCTCACACTGGGGGCCTTTTTCTGGGTGCCTTTCCTCAGAGAATATATCATGTCTACAG GGGCCTGCTCTGTGAGCCAATCCTCCATGGACTTCCTGCTTACCCGTAGAGGCACAGGCAACATGCTGATTGTGGTGGTTGGCGGCCTGGCTGAGTGCAAATATAGCCTGCCTGGATCTACCACTCTGTTCCTGAAGGGCCGCACTGGCTTCGTACGCACGGCCCTTCAGCACGG ggTGGCTCTAATCCCAGCGTACTCCTTTGGGGAGACAGAACTCTACAAACAGTACACTTTCACCCCAGGGGGCTTCATCAATCGCTTCCAGAAGTGGTTCCAGAGTATGGTGCACATCTACCCTTGTGCTTTCTATGGGCGTGGCTTCACTGAGAACTCCCTGGGCTTTCTGCCCTACGCTCAGCCTGTTACCACCATTG TTGGGAAGCCTCTACCACTGCCCAAGATTGAGAACCCAAGCAAGAAGACGGTGGCTAAATACCACGCAATCTATGTGGATGCCCTGCGCCAACTGTTTGACCAGCACAAGACCAAGTTTGGCTTCTCAGAGGCCCAAGAGCTGGTGGTAACTTGA